One Amblyomma americanum isolate KBUSLIRL-KWMA chromosome 8, ASM5285725v1, whole genome shotgun sequence DNA window includes the following coding sequences:
- the LOC144100422 gene encoding uncharacterized protein LOC144100422, protein MKLLLQNEERDVFPVVDENGVHAAGEQGGLLYETEDGIRVSVVFANEAGGAGSAELPGSQRATEPAADIPNSRDRGSVSAADDSQLALPGPSTSAEAQPDAEREFWPRPKALLLIAKYKALTELGARKLASEQRS, encoded by the exons ATGAAGTTGCTTCTGCAAAACGAGGAAAGGGACGTGTTCCCCGTCGTCGATGAAAACGGCGTTCATGCGGCCGGGGAGCAAGGAGGATTGCTGTACGAGACGGAAG ATGGCATACGCGTCAGCGTTGTTTTTGCCAACGAGGCCGGCGGAGCTGGAAGTGCCGAGCTGCCCGGCAGCCAAAGGGCTACGGAACCCGCAGCCGACATACCAAACAGTAGAGATAGAGGCTCGGTTTCGGCAGCCGACGATTCGCAGCTGGCGCTGCCAGGCCCTAGTACGAGCGCCGAAGCCCAGCCCGATGCTGAAAGAGAATTTTGGCCGAGGCCTAAGGCTCTGCTTCTCATCGCCAAGTACAAAGCGCTCACCGAGTTGGGAGCAAGAAAGTTGGCTTCAG AACAAAGAAGCTGA